The Microtus pennsylvanicus isolate mMicPen1 chromosome 18, mMicPen1.hap1, whole genome shotgun sequence region CTCGCGGCCACAGCTAGTGGAGTGCACACAGCCTTTGTTGATGACGGGCCCCACACCCTGCGCTACTCCGCGGCCTATGAAGCAGTCCTCGTCGTCCCCACAGCGCATGGGTGTGCCTGGGCACTGAGTGGAGTCAGTCAGCTCACAGAAGACGCAGTCCTTGATGCCTGTCGCACCTGGGCACAGGACCAACACCAGAAGCAGTGGCCAGCCAAGGACCATGGTGGCCTGGCGGCG contains the following coding sequences:
- the Spaca4 gene encoding sperm acrosome membrane-associated protein 4, encoding MVLGWPLLLVLVLCPGATGIKDCVFCELTDSTQCPGTPMRCGDDEDCFIGRGVAQGVGPVINKGCVHSTSCGREEPINYMGLTYSLTTTCCSGHLCNGGAASATGPASLALGLQLFLSLLPRLQYWLW